In Eupeodes corollae chromosome 3, idEupCoro1.1, whole genome shotgun sequence, a single genomic region encodes these proteins:
- the LOC129949500 gene encoding tumor protein D54 isoform X3: MDDYNTQKMSEPASPASVASADIAAEFAALTVEEQEQQRAQWTQELAQVEEEINTLRTVLASKSRLASDLKRKLGITVWKELTDDMNSGIKSVKESSVYQTVEKNVENIAKAVHDAPLYQRTESVFKSTAEKTTSIFGDITSGITSKLSQMKNSESMRSIEERVGSAYGNVKTKVTTSRSGSIASFNDDLHDNNTSSGLNSPTNSQGKQ; encoded by the exons ATAATACACAAAAAATGTCAGAGCCAGCTTCCCCAGCATCTGTTGCATCAGCAGATATTGCCGCGGAATTTGCTGCTCTTACCGTTgaagaacaagaacaacaaagaGCTCAATGGACTCAG gaaCTCGCTCAAGTTGAAGAAGAAATTAACACTCTTCGTACAGTGTTAGCATCAAAGAGTAGACTTGCTTCAGATCTTAAGCGTAAATTGGGTATTACTGTGTGGAAAGAGCTTACCGATGACATGAATTCAGGAATTAAATCTGTCAAAGAAAGTTCTGT ttaCCAAACTGTTGAGAAAAATGTGGAAAATATTGCTAAGGCTGTTCATGATGCTCCAct CTACCAACGCACAGAATCGGTATTCAAATCGACAGCTGAGAAGACAACGTCTATATTTGGGGACATCACAAGTGGCATTACATCTAAATTGTCCCAAATGAAGAATTCCGAATCGATGCGTTCGATTGAAGAGCGTGTTGGTTCGGCCTATGGCAATGTCAAA acaaaagtaACAACATCCCGATCGGGTTCGATTGCAAGTTTCAACGATGACTTACACGACAATAACACATCATCGGGATTGAACTCACCTACAAATTCACaaggaaaacaataa